The following coding sequences are from one Sphaeramia orbicularis chromosome 11, fSphaOr1.1, whole genome shotgun sequence window:
- the arl4ab gene encoding ADP-ribosylation factor-like 4ab produces MGNGLSDHHAVFPCLPSFQALHIVILGLDCAGKTTVLYRLRFNEFVNTVPTKGFNTEKIKVSLGNSRRTASFHFWDVGGQEKLRPLWRSYTRCADGIVFVVDSVDAERIEEAKTELHKITRLAENQGVPVLVVANKQDLRNSLSLAEMESMLALGELSVSTPWHLQPACAIIGEGLQEGLEKLHAMIMKRRKTMRQQKKKR; encoded by the coding sequence ATGGGGAATGGATTATCAGATCATCATGCTGTCTTCCCCTGCCTCCCATCTTTCCAGGCACTCCACATTGTCATTCTGGGATTGGACTGTGCAGGGAAGACCACCGTTTTGTACCGGCTACGATTCAATGAGTTTGTGAACACTGTCCCAACAAAAGGCTTTAACACAGAGAAGATTAAAGTGTCTCTTGGAAACAGCCGGCGGACAGCGTCCTTTCACTTCTGGGACGTAGGTGGTCAGGAGAAGCTGCGGCCTCTGTGGCGCTCCTACACCCGCTGTGCGGATGGCATTGTGTTCGTGGTGGACTCTGTGGACGCTGAGCGCATCGAGGAGGCCAAAACAGAGCTGCACAAGATCACAAGGCTGGCAGAGAACCAGGGTGTGCCTGTGCTGGTGGTAGCCAACAAACAGGACCTGAGGAACTCACTCAGCTTGGCCGAAATGGAGAGCATGCTGGCTCTGGGTGAGCTCAGTGTATCCACACCCTGGCACCTCCAGCCGGCCTGTGCTATCATTGGTGAGGGACTGCAGGAAGGACTGGAGAAACTTCATGCCATGAtcatgaagaggaggaagaccaTGCggcaacagaagaagaagagatga